A genomic region of Ornithorhynchus anatinus isolate Pmale09 chromosome 7, mOrnAna1.pri.v4, whole genome shotgun sequence contains the following coding sequences:
- the TMEM217 gene encoding transmembrane protein 217 isoform X2, translating to MNQRHWCGLTAKLGTFLAGIFTILVTDMFLIFEKRHMKGSTNCSHIQEESPTVNHWMICRSFSFSIFLAIITVFICCFLLYSVFAQFYIGMVTYVVWIIFYEASNLLLQILTNRPGDNTLIEVTEFGEIHLYKKASKIAMWAINHRNSIIIFLSIITILASCFLFYSVHTQFYLGLASYTIWIILYELVSFLFLLLTSRFVLEPFQQMQHVRWVHLISRVCFHAFWLSFVITHSYSLYKGQVVGVSSQSPHSRRLSSCSNESSRLGTLGRKLF from the exons ATGAACCAGCGGCATTGGTGCGGGTTGACGGCCAAGTTGGGCACCTTCCTGGCGGGCATCTTCACCATCCTCGTCACGGACATGTTTCTCATCTTTGAGAAGAGGCACATGAAGGGGAGCACCAATTGCTCCCACATCCAAGAGGAAAGCCCCACTGTCAACCACTGGATGATCTGCCGGAGCTTCAGCTTCTCCATCTTCCTGGCCATCATCACCGTGTTcatctgctgcttcctcctctacTCGGTGTTTGCTCAGTTCTACATAGGCATGGTCACCTATGTCGTCTGGATCATCTTCTACGAGGCCTCCAACTTGCTGCTCCAGATCCTGACCAACAGGCCCGGGGACAACACGCTGATCGAG GTCACCGAGTTCGGCGAGATCCACCTCTACAAGAAGGCTTCCAAGATCGCCATGTGGGCCATCAATCACCGGAACAGCATCATCATCTTCCtctccatcatcaccatcctcgCCAGCTGCTTCCTCTTCTACTCGGTGCACACGCAGTTCTACCTGGGCCTGGCCAGCTACACCATCTGGATCATCCTCTACGAGTTGGTCAgcttcctcttcctgctgctcACCAGCAGGTTCGTCCTCGAGCCTTTCCAGCAAATGCAGCACGTGCGCTGGGTCCACCTGATCTCCCGGGTCTGCTTTCACGCCTTCTGGCTATCCTTCGTCATTACCCACAGCTACAGCCTCTACAAGGGGCAGGTCGTCGGGGTCTCCAGCCAGTCCCCCCACTCCAGGCGATTGTCCAGCTGCTCCAATGAGTCCTCCCGCCTAGGCACCCTGGGGCGGAAGCTCTTTTGA
- the TMEM217 gene encoding transmembrane protein 217 isoform X1 — MNQRHWCGLTAKLGTFLAGIFTILVTDMFLIFEKRHMKGSTNCSHIQEESPTVNHWMICRSFSFSIFLAIITVFICCFLLYSVFAQFYIGMVTYVVWIIFYEASNLLLQILTNRPGDNTLIEEMVWARWCGLSPKKGSILASIFTNLITIEFLILDLSQVTEFGEIHLYKKASKIAMWAINHRNSIIIFLSIITILASCFLFYSVHTQFYLGLASYTIWIILYELVSFLFLLLTSRFVLEPFQQMQHVRWVHLISRVCFHAFWLSFVITHSYSLYKGQVVGVSSQSPHSRRLSSCSNESSRLGTLGRKLF; from the exons ATGAACCAGCGGCATTGGTGCGGGTTGACGGCCAAGTTGGGCACCTTCCTGGCGGGCATCTTCACCATCCTCGTCACGGACATGTTTCTCATCTTTGAGAAGAGGCACATGAAGGGGAGCACCAATTGCTCCCACATCCAAGAGGAAAGCCCCACTGTCAACCACTGGATGATCTGCCGGAGCTTCAGCTTCTCCATCTTCCTGGCCATCATCACCGTGTTcatctgctgcttcctcctctacTCGGTGTTTGCTCAGTTCTACATAGGCATGGTCACCTATGTCGTCTGGATCATCTTCTACGAGGCCTCCAACTTGCTGCTCCAGATCCTGACCAACAGGCCCGGGGACAACACGCTGATCGAG GAGATGGTGTGGGCCCGCTGGTGCGGGCTGAGCCCCAAGAAAGGCTCCATCCTGGCGAGCATCTTCACCAACCTCATCACCATCGAATTTCTCATCCTGGACCTGAGCCAGGTCACCGAGTTCGGCGAGATCCACCTCTACAAGAAGGCTTCCAAGATCGCCATGTGGGCCATCAATCACCGGAACAGCATCATCATCTTCCtctccatcatcaccatcctcgCCAGCTGCTTCCTCTTCTACTCGGTGCACACGCAGTTCTACCTGGGCCTGGCCAGCTACACCATCTGGATCATCCTCTACGAGTTGGTCAgcttcctcttcctgctgctcACCAGCAGGTTCGTCCTCGAGCCTTTCCAGCAAATGCAGCACGTGCGCTGGGTCCACCTGATCTCCCGGGTCTGCTTTCACGCCTTCTGGCTATCCTTCGTCATTACCCACAGCTACAGCCTCTACAAGGGGCAGGTCGTCGGGGTCTCCAGCCAGTCCCCCCACTCCAGGCGATTGTCCAGCTGCTCCAATGAGTCCTCCCGCCTAGGCACCCTGGGGCGGAAGCTCTTTTGA